One part of the Leptospira brenneri genome encodes these proteins:
- a CDS encoding alpha/beta fold hydrolase yields MKKQKIYRLLLPLGIFLAVACGQNGNQNSKDSTAVLGLLNGTNSSTSASPEALQLSNAAQSRDIQSAFAKENDGSFTFNDNISFLSNDGVKITGNLFVPKSGTGPFPAVIFVNSWALNEYEYIVPAAKLAKKGYVVFSYNTRGFGTSGGLINVAGPKDMQDLSKGIDFLLANAPVNQANIGIAGISYGAGISLLGLSKEPRIKTAVAMSGWGSLPDSLYGNQTPRLVWGLLLVTAGYITGRMDPIIAENFGKLLDTRDVATVLAWASERSPNSAVAALNASGKPVYISNNSQDNLFQPNQILPYFEQLTVPKKLDLNNGIHATAEVGGILGIENYVWTNAYDWFDYWLKGVQNGIMTKPKVSIQKRFSSSRVTYATWPNPNKVERTYHLRPMGLLSPGKITTTTNTSNGNDTILSGGTSATTGVPLLSEILDGAVSVPVTTNVNLIDRTNAMVYISDPLTNILKIRGRTFYKGRINSSDNAPHVVVYLYEVDFWGTGKLISHGTATLFGVKGKDTDLNVDLQAVAHDFPVGSRLALAIDNIDPMYAVPKPVSLYTTTFKHSTTTASTLRFESE; encoded by the coding sequence ATGAAAAAGCAAAAAATCTACCGTCTGCTTTTGCCACTTGGGATCTTCCTCGCTGTGGCCTGCGGACAAAACGGAAACCAAAATTCGAAAGACAGCACAGCCGTACTCGGTTTGTTAAACGGAACTAACTCTTCCACATCAGCTTCACCAGAAGCCCTCCAACTCAGCAATGCAGCTCAATCCAGAGACATTCAATCTGCATTTGCAAAGGAAAATGATGGAAGTTTCACCTTCAATGATAACATCTCGTTTTTAAGTAACGATGGTGTCAAAATCACAGGAAACCTTTTTGTTCCCAAATCAGGAACTGGCCCCTTCCCTGCCGTAATCTTTGTCAATAGTTGGGCACTCAATGAATACGAATACATTGTTCCCGCAGCCAAACTTGCAAAAAAAGGTTATGTTGTATTTAGTTACAATACGAGAGGGTTTGGAACTTCTGGCGGACTTATCAATGTTGCAGGTCCTAAAGATATGCAAGATCTTTCTAAAGGAATTGATTTTCTATTAGCAAACGCTCCGGTCAACCAAGCAAACATTGGTATTGCGGGAATTTCTTACGGTGCGGGGATTTCTCTTCTTGGTCTTAGCAAAGAACCAAGAATCAAAACTGCCGTTGCTATGAGTGGATGGGGAAGTTTACCGGACTCATTGTACGGGAATCAAACTCCTAGACTTGTATGGGGATTACTTTTAGTCACTGCAGGTTATATCACAGGAAGAATGGATCCAATCATCGCGGAAAACTTTGGGAAACTTCTTGATACAAGAGATGTTGCAACAGTTTTGGCTTGGGCAAGTGAAAGATCACCGAACAGTGCTGTTGCTGCCTTAAATGCATCTGGTAAACCAGTGTATATTTCCAATAACTCACAAGACAATCTTTTCCAACCGAACCAAATCCTTCCCTATTTTGAACAATTAACCGTACCTAAGAAATTGGATTTGAATAATGGAATTCATGCAACTGCAGAAGTGGGTGGAATTCTTGGAATCGAAAACTATGTTTGGACGAACGCTTATGACTGGTTTGATTATTGGTTAAAAGGAGTCCAAAATGGAATTATGACGAAACCGAAAGTTTCCATTCAAAAACGGTTTTCTTCTTCTAGAGTTACATACGCAACTTGGCCAAACCCAAATAAAGTGGAACGAACTTACCATCTAAGACCTATGGGTCTTCTTTCTCCTGGTAAAATTACAACCACTACCAATACAAGTAATGGAAATGACACCATCCTTTCTGGAGGAACAAGTGCAACAACAGGGGTTCCTCTTCTTTCCGAAATTTTGGACGGGGCAGTATCTGTACCTGTCACTACCAATGTCAACTTAATTGATCGTACGAATGCAATGGTTTATATTTCTGATCCATTGACAAATATCCTCAAGATACGCGGGCGTACTTTTTACAAAGGTCGAATCAATAGTTCAGACAATGCCCCTCATGTAGTTGTATATTTGTATGAAGTTGATTTCTGGGGGACAGGAAAATTGATTTCTCATGGAACTGCCACCCTATTTGGTGTGAAAGGAAAAGACACAGACTTAAATGTTGATTTGCAAGCAGTTGCACACGACTTCCCTGTGGGTAGTCGCCTAGCTTTAGCGATTGACAACATTGATCCTATGTATGCAGTACCAAAACCAGTTTCTCTTTACACAACTACTTTTAAACACAGTACGACAACAGCTTCGACTCTTCGTTTCGAAAGTGAATAA
- a CDS encoding helix-turn-helix domain-containing protein produces the protein MFEFFGSWLQFGAWYHFILGIGILVKEKGSKGFPFAVVAAFSGGILIFYAYRLYVGYEFETPLLNHGYVPIIFLIPGSMQYTIEQFLSSEPVPLGGLKRLYPTLIVVLLLLFLQWTAPHLLSQSMNQSFAGAPFSVPEMISAIGCIYWIGTFVLMIYQYRMILYRNPNKEAKLGVQVLGMILKGNITFASFIFLSTFLRWHSGIYFTAGLATLMAVVAFIGTEINHQLFKDLLPELRQSYRTSRILNLNLEKLKHDLDTLFNVNYVYRTEDLNLANLAEQLGIKDYQLSEYINAYLGMNFNRLVNEYRIAEICHLIEENPKANLLSLAYQVGFNSKANFNLAFKSLKKMSPSDYAKSVGKKQPA, from the coding sequence ATGTTCGAGTTCTTTGGTTCGTGGCTCCAGTTTGGTGCCTGGTATCATTTCATATTAGGAATTGGAATTCTCGTGAAAGAGAAAGGTTCCAAAGGTTTCCCCTTTGCTGTAGTGGCTGCCTTTTCTGGTGGGATTTTGATTTTTTATGCCTACCGTCTTTATGTTGGATACGAATTCGAAACTCCGCTACTGAATCATGGTTATGTGCCCATTATCTTTCTCATACCTGGAAGTATGCAGTATACAATTGAACAATTTCTCAGTTCAGAGCCGGTCCCCTTGGGTGGACTCAAAAGGTTATATCCTACTTTGATTGTGGTTTTATTACTTCTTTTTTTACAATGGACGGCGCCGCATCTTCTTTCACAATCCATGAACCAAAGTTTTGCGGGAGCACCATTCTCTGTTCCCGAAATGATTTCCGCCATTGGTTGTATTTACTGGATAGGTACTTTTGTTTTGATGATTTATCAGTATAGAATGATCCTCTATCGGAATCCAAACAAAGAAGCAAAACTGGGTGTACAAGTTTTAGGAATGATTTTAAAAGGTAATATTACTTTTGCTAGTTTTATCTTTCTAAGTACTTTTCTTCGTTGGCATTCTGGAATTTATTTTACTGCGGGGCTTGCTACCCTTATGGCAGTTGTTGCTTTTATTGGAACAGAAATCAATCATCAATTGTTTAAGGATCTACTCCCAGAACTTCGCCAATCTTATCGAACTTCTCGGATTCTAAACTTAAATTTAGAAAAACTAAAACATGATTTGGATACCTTATTCAATGTAAATTATGTGTACCGCACAGAGGATTTAAATTTAGCAAATCTTGCCGAACAGCTGGGAATTAAAGATTACCAACTCAGTGAATATATAAATGCATATTTAGGTATGAACTTTAATCGACTTGTAAATGAATATCGGATTGCAGAGATTTGCCATTTGATTGAAGAAAACCCAAAAGCCAACTTACTCTCACTTGCTTACCAAGTGGGTTTTAATTCCAAAGCAAATTTTAATTTAGCATTTAAATCTTTAAAAAAAATGTCACCCAGTGATTACGCAAAGTCAGTGGGGAAAAAACAACCTGCTTAA